A single Ammospiza caudacuta isolate bAmmCau1 chromosome 6, bAmmCau1.pri, whole genome shotgun sequence DNA region contains:
- the C6H11orf58 gene encoding small acidic protein — protein MSSARESQSHHGLKRAASPDGSSSWEAADLGNEERKQKFLRLMGAAKKEHTGRLVIGDHRSTSHFRTGEEDKKMNEELESQYQQSMDSTMSGRNRRHCGLGFSEFQGDEPEEEAAGHSSDESSDDSESGSDSEQEESAEELQATEKHEEAEVPENKKESKSNYKMMFVKASGS, from the exons ATGAGCTCCGCCAGGGAGTCCCAGAGCCACCACGGCCTCAAGCGAGCGGCCTCCCCCGAT ggctccagcagctgggaggcGGCGGACCTGGGCAACGAGGAGCGGAAGCAGAAGTTCCTGCGGCTGATGGGCGCCGCGAAG AAAGAACATACTGGCCGCCTTGTTATCGGAGACCACAGATCAACCTCTCACTTCAGGACAG GGGAAGAAGACAAGAAGATGAACGAGGAGTTGGAGTCTCAGTACCAGCAGAGCATGGACAGCACCATGTCGGGGCGGAACCGGCGCCACTGCGGGCTGGGCTTCAGCGAG TTTCAGGGAGATGAACCAGAAGAGGAGGCAGCTGGACACTCCTCTGATGAGAGTTCAGATGATTCTGAAAGTGGCTCTGATTCAGAGCAAGAGGAGTCTGCAGAGGAGCTACAAGCTACTGAAAAACATGAGGAAGCTGAGgttccagaaaacaaaaaagaatcaAAAAGCAACTATAAAATGATGTTTGTGAAAGCCAGTGGTTCATAA